One Aquarana catesbeiana isolate 2022-GZ linkage group LG06, ASM4218655v1, whole genome shotgun sequence genomic region harbors:
- the E4F1 gene encoding transcription factor E4F1 isoform X4 — MSSEPGVGELEEAAPSSPLCLTEPAASLISHYREEDDEDDVHKCGRCQTEFTSLEEFVQHKVQKMCQRAVEQSLESSIPVLSSQEVVPSVEDPVSISHVVVEASSEEISTADDQAFEEVKDSIPNEETVDDDQRSDTQEYDLDWHDEDPEEAQDETSMMKMVVDERGRYVCQLCEKTFKTANILKAHMLIHSNRKDFVCRMCGDAFRTKGSLIRHHRRHTDERPYVCSKCGKSFRESGALSRHMRSLTPCTEKMMINMEKTYMNSRDENSSDIASTDTSSQTGTDEVNGSPVMRFLADEKGNLLHEVQVQAVAVKPGTDIIVGNTEELVCPQCGEICKTSNSLKVHLKGHEGCKLYRCDQCGREFLKAHLLRKHQESHGNNRKYKCGECGKLYKTVAHVKGHMRVHSDDRPFPCPKCGKRYKTKNAQQVHYRTHFADRPFVCPYCPNSFREKGSLVRHIRHHTGEKPYKCHKCGRAFAEHGTLNRHMKTKGGCAAHLQNLAGCGSNSMAEDILSEEPHTVLVEFSSVVADTQEYIIEATSEDFETSEAAELLQSTGTHQVNSHILKVVQQIVNTASPGQQIIVQNLTLDDSTEPCIEEVPTTDTITIATPESLTEQVALTLASAVGDGTLITSEAAASEEVIVPEEVVIPEELAMPEEVVTQEDIEMEQNEEFVITTVHEEVEVQTVIV, encoded by the exons ATGACGAAGACGATGTGCATAAATGTGGCCGCTGTCAGACAGAATTCACGAGCCTGGAAGAGTTTGTCCAGCACAAGGTACAAAAGATGTGTCAGAGGGCCGTGGAGCAGTCCCTGGAGTCTTCCATACCAGTCCTCAGCAGCCAGGAG GTGGTTCCTTCTGTAGAAGATCCTGTGAGCATCTCCCACGTGGTTGTGGAGGCCTCATCAGAGGAGATTAGCACTGCAGACGATCAAG CCTTTGAAgaggtaaaggattctatccccaATGAGGAGACTGTTGATGATGACCAGAGAAGTGATACCCAGGAATATGATTTGGATTGGCATGATGAGGACCCAGAGGAAGCACAAGATGAGACCTCGATGATGAAAATGGTTGTGGATGAGAGAGGTCGCTATGTGTGCCAGTTGTGCGAGAAGACATTTAAGACA GCTAACATTCTGAAAGCCCACATGCTCATCCACTCCAACAGGAAGGACTttgtttgtagaatgtgcggggaTGCCTTCAGGACAAAGGGCTCCCTAATTAGACACCACCGACGGCACACAG ATGAGCGACCCTATGTTTGCTCAAAGTGTGGCAAGAGTTTCCGAGAATCTGGGGCGTTATCCCGGCACATGAGGTCCCTCACTCCCTGCACTGAGAAGATGATGATCAACATGGAGAAAACCTATATGAATAGTCGGGATGAGAACTCGTCAG ACATTGCATCTACAGACACTTCTTCCCAGACGGGGACAGATGAGGTAAATGGCTCTCCAGTGATGCGATTTTTGGCAGATGAGAAGGGCAACCTACTGCACGAGGTCCAGGTGCAAGCAGTGGCTGTTAAACCTGGG ACAGATATCATAGTGGGCAACACAGAAGAATTGGTGTGTCCTCAGTGCGGTGAAATCTGCAAGACTAGCAACTCCTTGAAGGTACATCTGAAGGGTCATGAAG GTTGTAAACTGTACCGATGCGATCAGTGTGGTCGGGAGTTCTTGAAGGCTCATCTGCTCAGGAAGCACCAGGAATCGCATGGCAATAACCGTAAATACAAGTGTGGTGAGTGCGGGAAGCTGTACAAGACGGTTGCTCACGTCAAAGGTCACATGAGAGTTCACTCAGACGACAGGCCATTCCCTTGCCCCAAGTGTGGGAAGAGGTATAAAACAAAG AATGCTCAGCAAGTGCATTACCGCACCCACTTTGCAGACAGGCCATTTGTTTGTCCATACTGCCCTAACAGCTTCCGGGAGAAGGGTTCCTTGGTGCGGCACATAAGGCACCACACAGGAGAAAAGCCTTACAAATGTCACAAGTGCGGCAGAGCGTTTGCAGAGCATGGAACACTAAATCGCCATATGAAAACCAAAG GTGGCTGTGCAGCACATCTGCAAAACTTGGCAGGTTGTGGCAGTAATTCCATGGCTGAAGACATCCTGTCTGAGGAGCCGCACACAGTGCTGGTAGAGTTCTCTTCAGTGGTTGCTGACACTCAGGAATATATTATTGAG GCGACCTCTGAAGATTTCGAGACCAGTGAGGCTGCTGAGCTACTGCAGAGCACAGGAACACACCAG GTGAACAGCCATATCTTGAAGGTGGTCCAGCAGATAGTGAACACAGCCAGTCCTGGCCAGCAGATCATCGTACAGAATCTAACACTGGATGACAGCACTGAGCCCTGTATAGAGGAGGTCCCCACTACAGACACTATTACTATAGCAACTCCAGAATCTCTGACTGAACAAGTGGCCCTGACTTTGGCCTCAGCTGTTGGAGACGGGACATTGATAACAAGTGAAGCCGCTGCCAGTGAGGAGGTTATTGTGCCGGAGGAAGTGGTAATACCCGAGGAATTGGCTATGCCGGAGGAAGTGGTGACACAAGAAGATATAGAAATGGAGCAAAATGAAGAATTTGTTATCACCACAGTACATGAAGAGGTGGAGGTCCAAACTGTGATTGTGTAG